The following proteins are encoded in a genomic region of Oryzias latipes chromosome 17, ASM223467v1:
- the atp1b3 gene encoding sodium/potassium-transporting ATPase subunit beta-3, whose translation MANTEDKAPSKENKSSWKDSIYNPRTGELMGRTASSWALILLFYLVFYCFLAGLFALTMWVLLFTLDDYVPKYRDRVPYPGLVIRPNSLDISFNKSDPLKYAQYVQHLEKFLERYNDSAQEKNENCISGEFYLQDGPISMVRRACPFRRALLSFCSGLSDTNYGYQEGKPCVILKMNRIIGLKPDGEPYINCTVKKDHPIQMYYSPNNGQIDKMFFPYYGKKAHENYLQPLVAVKLLITKEDYNKELTVECRIDGSNLRNNDERDKFLGRVTFRVKVVE comes from the exons ATGGCGAACACCGAGGATAAAGCGCCAAGCAAGGAGAACAAGTCCAGCTGGAAAGACTCCATCTACAACCCGCGGACCGGGGAGCTGATGGGGCGCACGGCCAGCAGCTGGG CGCTCATCCTGCTCTTCTACCTGGTTTTCTACTGTTTTTTGGCTGGCTTGTTCGCCCTGACCATGTGGGTCCTGCTGTTCACTCTGGATGATTACGTGCCCAAATACAGAGACCGTGTTCCCTACCCAG GACTGGTGATTCGCCCAAATTCACTGGACATCTCATTTAACAAATCGGACCCCCTGAAGTACGCGCAGTACGTCCAGCACCTGGAGAAGTTCCTTGAGA GGTACAACGACTCAGCGCAGGAGAAGAACGAGAACTGCATTTCAGGAGAGTTCTACCTGCAGGACGGCCCTATAAGTATGGTCAGGAGGGCGTGTCCCTTTAGGAGGGCGTTACTGAGCTTCTGCTCTGGTCTGTCCGACACCAACTATGGATACCAGGAAGGAAAGCCTTGTGTGATCCTGAAAATGAACAGG ATCATTGGCCTGAAGCCTGACGGAGAGCCTTACATTAACTGCACagtcaaa AAAGACCACCCAATCCAAATGTACTACTCCCCCAACAACGGCCAAATCGATAAGATGTTCTTCCCTTACTATGGCAAGAAGGCCCAT GAGAATTACCTGCAGCCCCTGGTGGCCGTAAAGCTGCTGATTACCAAGGAGGACTACAACAAGGAGCTGACCGTGGAGTGCCGGATCGACGGCTCCAACCTCCGCAACAACGACGAGAGGGACAAGTTCCTGGGTCGCGTGACCTTCAGGGTCAAAGTGGTGGAGTAG
- the grk7 gene encoding rhodopsin kinase: protein MCDMGGLDNLVANTAYLKAQGGDDKEMKKRRRSLSLPKPEQCVALRESIEKDFTLLCERQPIGKRLFRDFLANTPEFKLAAEFLDELYDWDLAEGAAKDKARQNIINKYCKPDSKTFLTFLSGEPAEKCKSVTDATFEEVMKNKVQDGVREFLKGKPFTEYQGSQYFDKFLQWKEYEKQPISDKYFYEFRTLGKGGFGEVCAVQVKNTGQMYACKKLCKKRLKKKGGEKMALLEKQILEKVNSLFLVNLAYAYDTKTHLCLVMTLMNGGDLKYHIYNIGYDGKGVDKGIEMKRIIHYTAQITTGILHLHDMDIIYRDMKPENVLLDSQGQCRLSDLGLAIEIAPGKTVTQMAGTGAYMAPEILSKTPYRTSVDWWALGCSIYEMVAGYTPFKGPESKKEKVEKEEVQRRILNEEPKWEHKCFDAPTKDVIQQFLKKKIDERLGMRNNMEDPRKHEWFKSINFPRLEAGLVDPPWVPKPNVVYAKDTGDIAEFSEIKGIEFDAKDDKFFKEFSTGAVPIQWQQEMIETGLFDELNDPNRKEGAGGGDDEKKSGTCALL from the exons GGTGGCCAACACGGCCTACCTGAAGGCCCAGGGGGGAGATGACAAGGAGATGAAGAAGCGCCGCCGCAGCTTGTCTCTCCCCAAACCAGAGCAATGTGTTGCCCTGCGAGAGTCCATTGAAAAGGATTTCACGCTCCTCTGCGAAAGGCAGCCCATAGGGAAAAGGTTGTTCCGCGACTTTCTGGCGAACACCCCTGAGTTTAAGCTGGCAGCCGAGTTCTTGGATGAGTTGTACGACTGGGATCTGGCGGAAGGCGCAGCGAAAGACAAAGCACGCCAAAACATCATCAACAAATATTGCAAACCTGATTCTAAGACATTTCTCACTTTTCTTTCCGGGGAACCTGCTGAGAAATGCAAGTCTGTCACGGATGCCACTTTTGAAGAGGTGATGAAGAACAAGGTCCAGGATGGAGTGAGAGAATTCCTGAAGGGCAAACCTTTCACAGAATACCAGGGAAGCCAATACTTTGATAAATTTCTTCAGTGGAAAGAGTATGAGAAGCAGCCCATCAGTGACAAATATTTCTATGAGTTCAGGACTCTGGGAAAAGGAGGCTTTGGAGAG GTATGTGCAGTGCAGGTCAAGAACACAGGCCAGATGTACGCCTGCAAAAAGTTGTGTAAGAAACGACTGAAGAAGAAGGGAGGTGAGAAGATGGCCCTCTTGGAGAAGCAGATCTTGGAGAAGGTTAACAGCCTCTTTCTGGTCAACTTGGCCTACGCTTATGACACCAAGACCCACCTGTGCCTTGTCATGACCCTGATGAATGGAGGAGACCTCAAGTACCACATCTACAACATCGGCTACGACGGCAAGGGGGTGGATAAAGGCATCGAGATGAAGCGCATCATCCACTACACGGCACAGATCACCACCGGTATCCTGCACCTCCACGATATGGATATTATATATCGAGACATGAAGCCGGAGAACGTGCTGTTGGACAGCCAAGGCCAGTGTCGACTCTCAGATTTGGGTCTGGCCATAGAGATTGCTCCAGGAAAGACGGTCACTCAGATG GCTGGCACCGGAGCATACATGGCTCCTGAGATCCTGAGCAAAACACCGTACAGGACGTCTGTGGACTGGTGGGCTCTGGGCTGCAGTATCTACGAGATGGTGGCTGGATACACTCCTTTCAAAGGCCCTGAGAGCAAGAAGGAGAAAGTggagaaggaggaggtgcagcgcCGCATTCTCAACGAGGAGCCAAAGTGGGAGCACAAGTGCTTCGATGCTCCCACCAAGGACGTCATCCAGCAGTTCCTCAAGAAGAAGATAGATGAACGTCTGGGCATGAG GAACAACATGGAGGATCCGAGGAAACACGAGTGGTTTAAGTCCATCAATTTTCCGCGCCTGGAGGCAGGGCTTGTGGACCCGCCCTGGGTGCCCAAACCCAACGTGGTGTACGCCAAGGACACGGGCGACATCGCAGAGTTCTCTGAGATCAAGGGCATCGAGTTTGACGCCAAGGACGACAAGTTCTTCAAGGAGTTCAGCACTGGCGCCGTGCCCATCCAGTGGCAGCAGGAGATGATCGAAACCGGACTGTTTGACGAGCTCAACGATCCCAACAGGAAAGAGGGAGCAGGAGGCGGCGACGACGAGAAGAAGTCCGGCACATGTGCTCTGctgtga